One window from the genome of Mumia sp. ZJ1417 encodes:
- a CDS encoding VanW family protein, with protein sequence MLPPPMLSEQDPIAQQRSTRTNRIVLAVLGGFVLLLAGLYLVLHFATSDKVPSGTTIGGVDVGMTSISDARSALTDELAAPAKEPVRIVRGKKTFELTPKEAGLAVDVDASIAQTGADSSVWNPFTMVDILVGSQSYPVALDVDETALTSAVASIADDTDREVAEGRIDFPDAKPEVTEPKAGRAVDQKATVALVRESYPLKHTALELPVEPVEPAVSSDDLAKAVTDLAEPAMDAPVKIVVGSTSAELDPDDYARALSVQVKDGALTPVVDPKKLAKPLAEATKAIGTPAKDATVVIRSGRPFVVPGKSGVGVAPTEVAAKIVPVLTKSGDERAIEVEPKEKQPDITTKEVAKLGIVEKVSSFTTNFPYAEYRNVNQGRAAALVNGTLLKPGETFSFNDTVGERTAANGFTTGTMISNGVFREDLGGGVSQVATTLYNAGFFGGLEDVTHKPHSFYISRYPVGREATVAWPSVDLKFKNTTDHGIFIQAWVNKSTPGRQGSMNVVLWGTKQWDISAGLSSRRNPREPATRYDATDKCVPQAGVAGFDVDVYRTFKKDGKVVKRETITAHYNAADNVQCRPAPKGKGD encoded by the coding sequence ATGCTCCCGCCCCCCATGCTCTCTGAGCAGGACCCGATCGCCCAGCAGCGAAGCACGCGCACCAACCGCATCGTGCTCGCCGTGCTCGGCGGGTTCGTGCTGCTCCTCGCCGGTCTCTACCTTGTGCTCCACTTCGCCACGTCCGACAAGGTCCCGTCGGGGACGACGATCGGCGGCGTCGACGTCGGGATGACCTCGATCTCGGATGCGCGCTCCGCGCTGACCGACGAGCTCGCCGCGCCGGCGAAGGAGCCCGTACGCATCGTCCGTGGCAAGAAGACCTTCGAGCTGACTCCCAAGGAGGCGGGTCTCGCCGTCGACGTCGACGCGTCCATCGCGCAGACCGGCGCCGACAGCTCCGTCTGGAACCCGTTCACGATGGTCGACATCCTCGTGGGCTCGCAGTCGTACCCCGTCGCCCTCGACGTCGACGAGACGGCCCTCACGTCGGCGGTCGCCTCGATCGCCGACGACACTGATCGCGAGGTGGCTGAGGGCCGCATCGACTTCCCGGACGCCAAGCCCGAGGTGACCGAGCCGAAGGCCGGACGCGCCGTCGACCAGAAGGCGACCGTGGCGCTCGTGCGCGAGTCGTACCCGCTGAAGCACACCGCGCTCGAGCTCCCGGTCGAGCCGGTCGAGCCCGCGGTGAGCAGCGACGACCTTGCCAAGGCCGTCACCGACCTCGCCGAGCCCGCGATGGACGCGCCGGTCAAGATCGTCGTCGGCAGCACATCCGCCGAGCTCGATCCCGACGACTACGCGCGTGCGCTGTCGGTGCAGGTCAAGGACGGCGCACTCACGCCGGTGGTCGACCCCAAGAAGTTGGCGAAGCCGCTGGCGGAGGCGACCAAGGCGATCGGGACGCCCGCGAAGGACGCGACGGTCGTGATCCGCAGCGGCAGGCCGTTCGTGGTGCCGGGCAAGTCCGGCGTCGGCGTCGCGCCCACCGAGGTTGCCGCCAAGATCGTGCCCGTCCTCACCAAGTCAGGCGACGAGCGCGCGATTGAGGTCGAGCCGAAGGAGAAGCAGCCCGACATCACGACGAAGGAGGTCGCGAAGCTCGGCATCGTCGAGAAGGTCAGCTCCTTTACCACCAACTTCCCGTACGCCGAGTACCGCAACGTCAACCAGGGCCGTGCGGCCGCGCTGGTCAACGGGACGCTCCTCAAGCCGGGCGAGACGTTCAGCTTCAACGACACCGTCGGCGAGCGTACGGCGGCCAACGGCTTCACCACGGGCACGATGATCAGCAACGGCGTGTTCCGCGAGGACTTGGGCGGCGGTGTCTCCCAGGTCGCGACGACGCTCTACAACGCGGGTTTCTTCGGTGGTCTCGAGGACGTGACGCACAAGCCGCACAGCTTCTACATCAGCCGCTATCCGGTGGGGCGCGAGGCGACGGTGGCGTGGCCGAGCGTCGACCTGAAGTTCAAGAACACCACCGACCACGGCATCTTCATCCAGGCGTGGGTCAACAAGAGCACGCCCGGCCGCCAGGGCTCGATGAACGTCGTGCTGTGGGGGACGAAGCAGTGGGACATCAGTGCGGGGCTGTCCTCGCGCCGCAACCCGCGCGAGCCCGCGACCCGCTACGACGCGACCGACAAGTGTGTGCCGCAGGCCGGCGTCGCAGGCTTCGACGTGGACGTCTACCGGACCTTCAAGAAGGACGGCAAGGTCGTCAAGCGCGAGACGATCACGGCGCACTACAACGCGGCCGACAACGTCCAGTGCCGTCCAGCGCCCAAGGGCAAGGGCGACTGA
- a CDS encoding GNAT family N-acetyltransferase produces MSQFDALVGHRVVIRSTVPGERGPSGGPALTDVIGRLLAHDGTRLRIQRRDGSEVEVAVSTVVAAKTVPEGRARARTRPALDYSPEELAEICTRGWPPRVLEKLGAWTLRAAGGFTGRANSAGIHGDPGTDFADAVTRIEEFYAAHGLPPKAQVIDETPWARRFADAGWVGIGGTHDHAVVQVADLATVLSAPLAPPTSAEVTLEPTLSDAWLAAAERDASRYEEHDVRHVLASPPIVRFASVRGDEGLEAVARMVVTGEWAGLSSVHTTPYARRRGHAGRLLEVCAAWARDEGADKVFLQTMRHNAPALALYARYGFVTHHSYRYVTPPA; encoded by the coding sequence GTGAGCCAGTTTGACGCCCTCGTCGGTCATCGCGTGGTGATCCGTTCGACCGTGCCCGGAGAACGAGGTCCGAGCGGGGGTCCGGCGCTCACCGACGTGATCGGTCGGCTGCTCGCGCACGATGGGACACGGCTGCGGATCCAGCGTCGCGACGGCTCCGAGGTCGAGGTCGCGGTGTCCACGGTCGTCGCCGCGAAGACCGTGCCCGAGGGGCGCGCTCGCGCCCGTACGCGTCCGGCGCTCGACTACTCGCCGGAGGAGCTCGCCGAGATCTGCACCCGCGGCTGGCCGCCGCGCGTGCTCGAGAAGCTTGGCGCCTGGACCCTACGGGCGGCAGGCGGCTTCACGGGCCGTGCCAACTCGGCGGGGATCCACGGCGACCCCGGGACCGACTTCGCGGACGCGGTCACACGGATCGAGGAGTTCTACGCCGCGCACGGGCTGCCGCCGAAGGCGCAGGTGATCGACGAGACGCCGTGGGCGCGTCGCTTCGCCGATGCCGGATGGGTCGGCATCGGGGGCACCCACGACCACGCCGTCGTGCAGGTCGCCGACCTCGCCACCGTCCTCTCCGCTCCCCTGGCTCCCCCGACCTCGGCGGAGGTGACGCTCGAGCCGACGCTCAGCGACGCGTGGCTCGCCGCCGCCGAGCGCGACGCGAGCAGGTACGAGGAGCACGACGTCCGCCACGTCCTCGCCTCGCCGCCGATCGTGAGGTTCGCGTCCGTACGGGGGGACGAGGGTCTCGAGGCCGTGGCGCGGATGGTCGTCACCGGGGAGTGGGCGGGACTCTCCAGCGTCCACACCACCCCGTACGCGCGCCGGCGGGGGCATGCGGGCCGGCTCCTGGAGGTGTGCGCGGCGTGGGCCCGCGACGAGGGCGCCGACAAGGTCTTTCTGCAGACGATGCGGCACAACGCTCCCGCGCTTGCGCTGTACGCGAGGTATGGGTTCGTCACGCACCACTCGTACCGGTACGTGACACCGCCGGCGTGA
- the fdxA gene encoding ferredoxin — translation MTYVIAQPCVDLKDRACVDECPVDCIYEGKRMLYIHPDECVDCGACEPVCPVEAIFYEDDTPEEWKDYYTANVDFFDDLGSPGGAAKMGPIDKDHPMIAALPPQNQD, via the coding sequence GTGACGTATGTCATCGCTCAGCCGTGCGTGGACCTCAAGGACCGTGCGTGCGTTGACGAGTGCCCGGTGGATTGCATCTACGAAGGCAAGCGGATGCTCTACATCCACCCCGACGAGTGCGTCGACTGCGGCGCGTGCGAGCCGGTGTGCCCGGTGGAGGCCATCTTCTACGAGGATGACACCCCGGAGGAGTGGAAGGACTACTACACCGCCAACGTCGACTTCTTCGACGATCTGGGCTCGCCCGGCGGTGCAGCCAAGATGGGTCCGATCGACAAGGACCACCCGATGATCGCCGCGCTGCCCCCGCAGAACCAGGACTGA
- the dapC gene encoding succinyldiaminopimelate transaminase, with product MPEWSPVAPVSVAERLASRSVSRRLPDFPWDSLAALKARAAAHPDGIVDLSIGTPVDDTPDVARAALAAGSNAPGYPQTIGTPALRQAAVDWLARRHGVDGLGIDGVLPAIGSKELIAALPLHLGLGPGDTVVSPELAYPTYEVGARLAGCDVLVSDSTVALGPQRPALMWINSPSNPSGRVLGVDHLRKTVQWARERGVLLVSDECYLECAWEAEPLSVLHPDVSDGSHEGILAVHSLSKRSNLAGYRAAFVAGDPLIVRELLEVRKNLGLIVPQPVQDAMRAALDDDAHADAQHAVYAARRAILRDALLRAGFRIDHSEASLYLWATRGEPARETVAALAEIGVLVAPGDFYGAAGSQHVRVGFTATDDRIAAAAARLAAWS from the coding sequence ATGCCTGAGTGGAGTCCGGTCGCCCCGGTGAGCGTGGCGGAGCGGCTGGCGTCGCGCTCGGTGTCGCGACGCCTCCCGGACTTCCCATGGGACTCGCTGGCCGCGCTGAAGGCTCGGGCGGCCGCTCACCCCGACGGGATCGTCGACCTGTCGATCGGCACGCCCGTCGATGACACCCCGGACGTCGCCCGCGCTGCGCTGGCGGCGGGCTCGAACGCGCCCGGCTACCCGCAGACGATCGGCACGCCCGCGCTGCGACAGGCGGCGGTCGACTGGCTCGCCCGACGTCACGGCGTCGACGGCCTCGGGATCGACGGGGTGCTCCCGGCGATCGGCTCCAAGGAGCTCATCGCCGCCCTCCCGCTGCACCTCGGGCTCGGGCCAGGTGACACGGTCGTGTCCCCCGAGCTCGCCTACCCGACGTACGAGGTCGGGGCCCGGCTCGCCGGATGCGATGTGCTCGTCTCCGACTCGACCGTCGCGCTCGGCCCACAGCGGCCCGCGCTGATGTGGATCAACTCCCCGTCCAACCCGTCGGGGCGCGTGCTCGGCGTGGACCACCTCCGCAAGACCGTCCAGTGGGCGCGTGAGCGCGGGGTCCTCCTCGTCTCCGACGAGTGCTATCTCGAGTGCGCGTGGGAGGCGGAGCCGCTCTCGGTCCTCCACCCCGACGTCAGCGACGGCTCCCACGAGGGGATCCTCGCCGTCCACTCGCTGTCGAAGCGCTCCAACCTGGCCGGCTATCGCGCCGCCTTCGTCGCCGGCGACCCGCTGATCGTCAGAGAGCTGCTCGAGGTCCGCAAGAACCTCGGCCTCATCGTCCCCCAGCCCGTCCAGGACGCCATGCGTGCCGCCCTGGACGACGACGCGCATGCCGATGCCCAGCACGCCGTGTACGCGGCCCGACGGGCGATCCTGCGTGACGCGCTCCTGCGCGCGGGCTTCCGGATCGACCACTCCGAGGCGTCGCTTTACCTGTGGGCGACGCGGGGTGAGCCTGCCCGCGAGACGGTCGCCGCACTCGCCGAGATCGGCGTGCTCGTCGCTCCGGGCGACTTCTACGGAGCGGCCGGTTCTCAGCACGTACGCGTCGGCTTCACGGCGACCGACGACCGGATCGCCGCTGCCGCCGCGCGGCTCGCCGCCTGGTCCTGA
- the dapD gene encoding 2,3,4,5-tetrahydropyridine-2,6-dicarboxylate N-succinyltransferase, with protein sequence MTSSPQPAWAYGIATLTEDGTVLDVWYPNPALGAFDGTAEPSGLTALEGEDEVRQVRRTVVRTEIGDLAAPPADAYDAYLRLHLLSHRLVRPHGANLDGLFGLLSNVVWTTIGPCAVEGFEQTRLRARAAGLNVAVTSIDKFPRMTDYVVPSGVRIGDADRVRLGAHLADGTTVMHEGFVNFNAGTLGHAMVEGRISAGVVVGDGTDIGGGASIMGTLSGGGKQVVSLGENCLLGANAGIGISLGDDCVVAAGCYVTAGSKVTLPDGSVVKAAELSGHDNLLFLTNTETGRLEARPRHGSGITLNAALHAN encoded by the coding sequence ATGACCTCCTCCCCGCAGCCCGCCTGGGCGTACGGCATCGCCACGCTCACCGAGGACGGCACGGTCCTCGACGTCTGGTACCCGAACCCCGCGCTCGGCGCCTTCGATGGCACCGCCGAGCCGAGCGGACTCACTGCCCTGGAGGGCGAGGACGAGGTCCGTCAGGTCCGCCGCACGGTCGTCCGGACCGAGATCGGCGACCTCGCCGCACCTCCGGCCGACGCGTACGACGCCTACCTGCGGCTGCACCTGCTGTCGCACCGTCTCGTACGCCCGCACGGCGCGAACCTCGACGGCCTGTTCGGGCTGCTGTCCAACGTCGTCTGGACCACGATCGGCCCCTGCGCCGTCGAGGGGTTCGAGCAGACGCGGCTGCGCGCGCGCGCCGCCGGCCTGAACGTGGCCGTCACGAGCATCGACAAGTTCCCGCGGATGACCGACTACGTCGTGCCGTCCGGCGTACGGATCGGCGACGCCGACCGTGTCCGCCTCGGCGCGCACCTCGCCGACGGCACGACCGTGATGCACGAGGGATTCGTGAACTTCAACGCGGGCACGCTCGGCCACGCGATGGTCGAGGGCCGCATCAGCGCCGGAGTGGTCGTCGGGGACGGCACCGACATCGGCGGCGGCGCCTCGATCATGGGCACACTGTCGGGTGGGGGCAAGCAGGTCGTCAGCCTCGGCGAGAACTGCCTCCTCGGCGCCAACGCCGGCATCGGCATCTCGCTCGGCGACGACTGCGTGGTGGCCGCGGGCTGTTACGTCACCGCCGGCTCGAAGGTGACGCTGCCTGACGGTTCCGTCGTGAAGGCCGCCGAGCTGTCCGGCCACGACAACCTGCTGTTCCTCACGAACACCGAGACGGGGCGGCTCGAGGCTCGCCCGCGCCACGGCAGCGGCATCACGCTCAACGCCGCGCTCCACGCGAACTGA
- a CDS encoding VOC family protein, whose amino-acid sequence MALVQFKDLCIDTRDPSEASRFWARVLALTAEALDDGDAVLRGSTPEHTIWVNRVPEPRTAKARVHLDVHAWSVAEMEAAGARVLPEWGSLPWTVMADPEGGEVCAFVRPEDWWTERKDPYRLYEVAVDAADAPAIAAWWADVLGTEAADEDGVSAVAPPGAPFDAFVFATVPEPKTVKNRIHWDVTGGADAVDALVRRGAHVLRAPGAVVSWTVMADPEGNEFCVFGDEALSEEP is encoded by the coding sequence ATGGCCCTCGTACAGTTCAAGGACCTCTGCATCGACACGCGCGACCCGTCCGAGGCGTCGCGGTTCTGGGCCCGCGTGCTCGCGCTCACGGCCGAGGCCCTCGACGACGGCGACGCGGTGCTGCGCGGGTCGACCCCCGAGCACACGATCTGGGTGAACCGCGTCCCGGAGCCCCGTACGGCCAAGGCACGGGTCCACCTCGACGTGCATGCGTGGTCCGTCGCCGAGATGGAGGCCGCGGGCGCGCGCGTCCTGCCGGAGTGGGGGTCGCTCCCGTGGACGGTGATGGCCGACCCCGAGGGTGGCGAGGTCTGTGCGTTCGTCCGACCGGAGGACTGGTGGACGGAGCGCAAGGACCCGTACCGCCTGTACGAGGTCGCCGTGGACGCCGCCGATGCACCGGCGATCGCGGCCTGGTGGGCCGACGTCCTCGGCACGGAGGCGGCCGACGAGGACGGTGTCAGCGCGGTCGCGCCACCGGGAGCACCGTTCGACGCGTTCGTGTTCGCCACCGTGCCCGAGCCCAAGACCGTCAAGAACCGCATCCACTGGGACGTGACGGGTGGAGCGGATGCCGTCGACGCGCTCGTACGCCGTGGCGCGCACGTGCTTCGTGCACCCGGCGCCGTGGTCTCGTGGACGGTCATGGCCGACCCGGAGGGCAACGAGTTCTGCGTCTTCGGGGACGAGGCACTTTCCGAGGAGCCATGA
- the dapE gene encoding succinyl-diaminopimelate desuccinylase, whose amino-acid sequence MSSLDLDADVVDLTAALVDIPSESRDEATIADAVEAALRDAPHLEVVRDGHTLVARTALGRDSRVVIAGHLDTVPANDNLPSRLVADDLWGLGSCDMKGGVAVALRAAAHVTQPVRDVTYVFYEAEEIEASANGLGRLARERPELLAGDFAILMEPSNGVIEAGCQGSLRVDVITRGERAHAARSWMGDNAVHRLAPVLQRLVDHQARSPVIDGLTYREGLNAVGISGGVASNVVPDEARLSVNYRFAPDRTEEEALAYLHEVFDGYDLAVTDTAPGAMPGLDRPAAAAFVAAMGVEVNPKFGWTDVAQFTRLGVPAVNFGPGDPLLAHKQDERVPVAQLLAVEQRLHAWLRGEGGQR is encoded by the coding sequence ATGAGCTCGCTCGACCTCGACGCAGACGTCGTCGACCTCACTGCCGCCCTCGTCGACATCCCTTCGGAGAGCCGCGACGAGGCGACGATCGCCGACGCCGTCGAGGCTGCCCTGCGCGACGCACCCCACCTCGAGGTCGTCCGCGACGGGCACACCCTCGTCGCGCGGACGGCGCTCGGCCGCGACAGCCGCGTCGTGATCGCCGGCCACCTTGACACCGTCCCGGCGAACGACAACCTCCCCTCGCGCCTGGTCGCCGACGACCTGTGGGGTCTGGGCTCCTGCGACATGAAGGGCGGCGTCGCCGTTGCGCTGCGCGCCGCCGCGCACGTCACGCAGCCGGTGCGTGACGTCACGTACGTCTTCTACGAGGCCGAGGAGATCGAGGCCTCCGCCAACGGTCTCGGTCGGCTGGCGCGCGAGCGTCCCGAGCTGCTCGCCGGTGACTTCGCAATCCTCATGGAGCCGTCGAACGGTGTCATCGAGGCAGGCTGCCAGGGATCGCTGCGCGTCGACGTCATCACCCGCGGCGAGCGGGCGCACGCAGCGCGCTCGTGGATGGGCGACAACGCCGTCCACCGGCTCGCCCCGGTCCTGCAGCGGCTCGTCGACCACCAGGCCCGCAGCCCCGTCATCGACGGCCTGACCTATCGGGAGGGCCTCAACGCAGTCGGCATCAGCGGCGGCGTCGCTTCCAACGTCGTCCCGGACGAGGCGCGGCTGAGCGTGAACTATCGCTTCGCGCCCGACCGTACGGAGGAGGAGGCGCTCGCGTACCTCCACGAGGTCTTCGACGGGTACGACCTCGCCGTGACCGACACGGCGCCAGGTGCGATGCCCGGGCTCGACCGGCCGGCCGCAGCGGCGTTCGTCGCGGCGATGGGCGTCGAGGTGAATCCGAAGTTCGGCTGGACCGACGTCGCGCAGTTCACCCGGCTGGGCGTTCCGGCGGTCAACTTCGGCCCCGGGGACCCGCTGCTGGCCCACAAGCAGGACGAGCGGGTGCCGGTGGCCCAGCTGCTCGCGGTCGAGCAGCGTCTACACGCGTGGTTGAGGGGCGAGGGAGGACAACGATGA